A single Pantoea rwandensis DNA region contains:
- a CDS encoding YebC/PmpR family DNA-binding transcriptional regulator, producing the protein MAGHSKWANTKHRKAAQDAKRGKIFTKIIRELVTAAKLGGGDAGSNPRLRAAMDKALSNNMTRDTMNRAIARGVGGEDDSNMETIIYEGYGPGGSAVMIECLSDNRNRTVGEVRHAFTKTGGNLGTDGSVSYLFSKKGVISFAPGQDEDAVMEAALEAGAEDVVSYDDGAIDVFTAWEELGAVRDALEAGGLKADTAEVSMIPSTKAEMDAETAPKLLRLIDMLEDCDDVQEVYHNGEISDEIAETL; encoded by the coding sequence ATGGCTGGACATAGTAAATGGGCGAATACCAAGCACCGCAAGGCGGCGCAGGACGCTAAGCGCGGTAAAATCTTCACCAAAATCATTCGTGAGCTGGTGACCGCAGCGAAACTGGGCGGCGGCGATGCCGGCTCGAACCCGCGTCTGCGCGCAGCAATGGACAAAGCCCTGTCCAACAACATGACCCGTGACACCATGAACCGTGCGATTGCACGCGGCGTGGGCGGCGAAGATGATTCCAACATGGAAACCATCATCTATGAAGGTTACGGTCCAGGCGGCTCAGCGGTGATGATTGAGTGTCTGAGTGACAACCGTAACCGTACCGTGGGCGAAGTGCGTCACGCCTTCACCAAAACTGGTGGCAACCTCGGCACCGACGGTTCCGTTTCTTACCTGTTCAGCAAAAAGGGTGTGATCTCCTTTGCGCCAGGCCAGGATGAAGATGCGGTCATGGAAGCGGCGCTGGAAGCCGGTGCGGAAGACGTGGTGAGCTACGACGACGGTGCGATTGATGTGTTTACCGCGTGGGAAGAACTGGGTGCAGTGCGTGATGCGCTGGAAGCCGGTGGCCTGAAAGCGGATACCGCTGAAGTCTCAATGATCCCTTCCACCAAAGCGGAAATGGATGCGGAAACGGCACCGAAACTGTTGCGTCTGATCGACATGCTGGAAGATTGCGACGATGTGCAGGAAGTTTATCATAATGGTGAAATTTCTGATGAGATCGCGGAAACGCTGTAA
- the ruvC gene encoding crossover junction endodeoxyribonuclease RuvC, producing the protein MAIILGIDPGSRVTGYGVIRQVGRQLSYLGSGCIRTNVTDLPSRLKLIYAGVTEIITQFSPDYFAIEQVFMAKNADSALKLGQARGAAIVAAVNLDLPVFEYAARQVKQTVTGTGGAEKSQVQHMVRTLLKLPANPQADAADALAIAITHCHLSQNTTRLSDAKLVMTRGRLRSG; encoded by the coding sequence GTGGCGATCATTCTCGGGATTGACCCCGGCTCGCGCGTCACCGGTTACGGTGTGATTCGTCAGGTTGGCCGCCAGCTCAGCTATCTGGGCAGCGGCTGTATCCGCACCAACGTTACCGATCTACCTTCTCGCCTCAAATTGATTTACGCCGGGGTGACGGAAATCATCACCCAATTCTCGCCAGACTATTTTGCTATCGAGCAGGTATTTATGGCGAAGAATGCAGACTCAGCGCTAAAGCTGGGCCAGGCGCGCGGCGCAGCGATTGTGGCGGCGGTGAATCTCGATTTGCCGGTGTTCGAATATGCAGCGCGTCAGGTCAAACAAACGGTAACCGGCACCGGTGGGGCAGAAAAAAGTCAGGTTCAGCACATGGTGCGCACCTTGCTGAAACTACCCGCTAACCCGCAAGCCGATGCCGCTGATGCGCTGGCCATCGCCATCACCCATTGTCACCTGAGCCAAAACACCACGCGATTGAGTGACGCTAAGCTGGTGATGACGCGTGGACGATTGCGGTCCGGCTGA
- the ruvA gene encoding Holliday junction branch migration protein RuvA, with the protein MIGRLRGNILEKQPPLVLIEAHGVGYEVHMPMTCFYELPEINQEAIIFTQFVVREDAQLLFGFNNKQERALFRELVKVNGVGPKLALAILSGMSAQQFVTAVEREEIASLIKLPGVGKKTAERLVVEMKDRFKGMHGDLFGSDSTFTLTTPSEAPAANDAEAEAVAALVALGYKPQEASRMISKVGKPDADCETLIREALRAAI; encoded by the coding sequence GTGATTGGTCGCTTACGAGGCAATATTCTGGAAAAACAGCCGCCGCTGGTGTTAATTGAGGCGCACGGTGTGGGTTATGAAGTGCACATGCCAATGACCTGCTTCTACGAGCTGCCGGAGATCAATCAGGAAGCGATTATCTTCACCCAGTTTGTGGTGCGTGAAGATGCGCAGCTGCTGTTCGGCTTCAATAACAAACAAGAGCGTGCGCTGTTCCGTGAACTGGTAAAAGTGAATGGCGTGGGGCCAAAGCTGGCACTGGCGATCCTTTCTGGCATGTCAGCACAACAGTTTGTGACCGCCGTTGAGCGTGAAGAGATCGCGTCATTGATCAAGTTGCCTGGCGTCGGCAAGAAAACCGCCGAGCGTCTGGTGGTGGAGATGAAAGACCGCTTTAAAGGCATGCACGGCGATCTGTTTGGCAGTGACTCGACCTTCACATTGACCACGCCGTCTGAAGCACCAGCAGCGAATGACGCTGAGGCCGAAGCGGTGGCTGCACTGGTGGCGCTTGGCTATAAACCGCAAGAAGCCAGCCGCATGATCAGTAAAGTCGGCAAACCTGATGCGGATTGCGAAACGCTGATCCGTGAAGCTCTGCGCGCAGCTATTTGA
- the ruvB gene encoding Holliday junction branch migration DNA helicase RuvB, with the protein MIEADRLVSGGSINEEESLDRAIRPKLLAEYVGQPQVREQMEIFIKAAQLRGDALDHLLIFGPPGLGKTTLANIVANEMGVNLRTTSGPVLEKAGDLAAMLTNLEPHDVLFIDEIHRLSPVVEEVLYPAMEDYQLDIMIGEGPAARSIKLDLPPFTLIGATTRAGSLTSPLRDRFGIVQRLEFYNVPDLQHIVSRSAACLGLALSEEGALEVARRARGTPRIANRLLRRVRDYAEVRASGVMSGEVSASALDMLNVDNQGFDYMDRKLLLAIIDKFSGGPVGLDNLAAAIGEERETIEDVIEPFLIQQGFIQRTPRGRLATQHAYKHFGISREE; encoded by the coding sequence ATGATTGAAGCCGATCGCCTGGTCTCGGGCGGCTCTATAAATGAAGAAGAGAGCCTCGACCGTGCCATTCGCCCTAAGCTCCTGGCGGAATACGTGGGGCAACCGCAGGTGCGCGAGCAGATGGAGATCTTCATCAAAGCAGCGCAACTGCGTGGCGATGCGCTGGACCATCTGCTGATTTTCGGCCCGCCGGGATTAGGTAAAACCACGCTGGCTAACATTGTGGCGAATGAGATGGGCGTGAATTTACGTACCACCTCCGGTCCGGTGCTGGAAAAAGCGGGCGATCTGGCTGCGATGCTGACCAACCTCGAACCTCATGACGTGCTGTTTATCGATGAGATCCACCGCTTATCACCGGTGGTGGAAGAGGTGCTCTATCCGGCGATGGAAGATTATCAGCTGGATATCATGATTGGCGAAGGCCCAGCGGCGCGCTCAATTAAACTCGATTTGCCCCCCTTTACCCTGATTGGCGCCACCACGCGCGCGGGCTCGCTGACATCACCGCTGCGCGATCGCTTTGGCATCGTGCAACGTCTTGAGTTTTACAACGTACCGGACCTGCAACACATCGTCAGCCGCAGTGCAGCGTGCTTAGGATTGGCGTTGAGTGAAGAGGGCGCGCTAGAAGTGGCGCGCCGTGCCCGTGGTACACCGCGAATCGCCAACCGTTTATTGCGTCGTGTACGCGATTACGCTGAAGTTCGTGCCAGTGGTGTGATGAGTGGGGAAGTCTCTGCCAGCGCACTCGATATGCTCAACGTCGATAATCAGGGTTTCGATTACATGGACCGCAAGCTTTTGCTTGCGATCATCGACAAGTTCTCGGGTGGTCCGGTAGGGTTGGATAACCTGGCGGCGGCGATTGGTGAAGAACGGGAAACCATTGAAGATGTGATTGAACCCTTCCTGATTCAACAAGGATTTATTCAGCGCACGCCGCGCGGCCGTCTGGCCACGCAGCATGCCTATAAGCATTTCGGCATCAGCCGCGAAGAGTAA
- the znuB gene encoding zinc ABC transporter permease subunit ZnuB has product MIELLLPGWLGGVLLALAAGPLGSFVVWRRMSYFGDTLAHASLLGVAFGLLLNVNPYYAVILVTVFLALGLVWLERRPHLAIDTLLGIMAHSALSLGLVVVSLMQGVRVDLMAYLFGDLLAVTPDDLWMMGAGVAIVLAVMAWQWRSLLSMTISPELAQVDGVNIQRTRLMLMLVTALTIGVAMKFVGALIITSLLIIPAATARRFSRSPEQMAGFAVIIGILAVTGGLTFSATYDTPAGPSVVLCAAVLFIISMAKKPAS; this is encoded by the coding sequence ATGATTGAACTGTTATTACCCGGCTGGCTCGGTGGCGTGCTGCTGGCGCTGGCGGCGGGTCCGCTTGGCTCGTTTGTGGTCTGGCGTCGCATGTCTTATTTCGGCGATACCCTTGCGCACGCTTCGCTGCTCGGCGTGGCCTTTGGCCTGCTGCTCAATGTGAATCCCTATTATGCCGTGATTCTGGTGACTGTATTTCTGGCTCTGGGCTTAGTGTGGCTGGAGCGTCGTCCGCATCTGGCCATTGATACGTTACTCGGCATTATGGCGCACAGCGCGCTGTCGCTGGGTTTGGTGGTGGTCAGCCTGATGCAGGGTGTACGCGTCGATTTAATGGCGTATCTGTTTGGCGATTTGCTGGCGGTCACACCGGATGATTTGTGGATGATGGGCGCTGGCGTGGCCATTGTACTGGCAGTAATGGCATGGCAGTGGCGCTCACTGCTGTCGATGACCATCAGCCCGGAGTTGGCTCAAGTGGATGGCGTCAACATTCAACGCACGCGCCTGATGCTGATGCTGGTCACCGCCTTGACCATTGGTGTGGCAATGAAGTTTGTCGGTGCACTGATTATCACCTCACTGCTGATTATTCCCGCCGCCACAGCGCGTCGTTTTTCCCGTTCACCAGAACAGATGGCCGGGTTTGCGGTGATAATTGGCATTCTGGCGGTCACTGGCGGACTGACGTTCTCTGCCACTTACGACACGCCCGCTGGCCCTTCCGTCGTACTCTGCGCCGCTGTGCTGTTCATCATCAGCATGGCGAAAAAGCCGGCGTCGTAA
- the znuC gene encoding zinc ABC transporter ATP-binding protein ZnuC: MSSLVTLENISVKFSQRPVLAGISLTLEPGKILTLLGPNGAGKSTLVRTVLGLLTPTSGSVKRTPGLRIGYVPQKLHIDPTLPITVERFMRLTRGSKRDAILPALKRVQAGHLLNAPLQKLSGGETQRVLLARALLNQPQLLVLDEPTQGVDVNGQVALYDLIDQLRQELNCGVLMVSHDLHLVMAKTDEVLCLNHHICCSGTPEAVSQHPEFIAMFGPRGAQQLAIYRHHHNHRHDLQGRIVLRKGNGPS, translated from the coding sequence ATGTCGTCACTTGTTACACTTGAAAACATCTCCGTGAAGTTTTCCCAGCGCCCTGTGCTAGCAGGTATCAGCCTGACACTGGAGCCGGGGAAAATACTGACGCTGCTTGGGCCGAACGGCGCGGGCAAATCGACGCTGGTCCGGACGGTGCTCGGCCTTCTTACGCCAACAAGCGGTAGCGTCAAACGCACCCCCGGTTTACGCATCGGCTATGTGCCACAGAAATTGCACATTGACCCGACGTTGCCGATCACCGTTGAGCGGTTTATGCGTCTGACGCGTGGCAGCAAGCGTGATGCTATTCTCCCGGCTTTGAAACGCGTGCAGGCCGGACATCTGCTCAATGCGCCTCTGCAAAAACTTTCGGGTGGTGAAACCCAGCGTGTGCTGCTGGCGCGTGCCCTGCTCAATCAACCCCAGTTACTGGTGTTAGATGAACCTACGCAAGGCGTTGACGTGAATGGGCAAGTGGCGCTCTACGATTTAATCGATCAGCTTCGCCAGGAACTCAACTGTGGCGTGCTGATGGTTTCGCACGATCTGCATTTGGTGATGGCAAAAACTGACGAAGTGCTGTGTCTCAACCACCACATCTGCTGTTCCGGCACGCCAGAAGCGGTGTCTCAGCATCCAGAATTTATCGCCATGTTCGGCCCACGTGGCGCGCAGCAACTGGCAATCTATCGCCATCATCACAATCACCGTCACGATTTACAGGGACGAATTGTGCTGCGTAAAGGAAATGGTCCGTCATGA
- the znuA gene encoding zinc ABC transporter substrate-binding protein ZnuA: MLHIKQRFAFTLPAAALAAACAMPAHSAVVASIKPIGFIAAAIADGVTPVEVLLPDGASEHDYALRPSDVKRIKNADLVVWVGPEMEAFLTKSAAELPEAKNLEIAAMPGVKPLLIRGGEDEDEHEHGHDHDHDSDKSEDQEPSHTHHHHGEFNMHLWMSPEIARQSAVAIHGKLLELMPQSRAKLDANLQQFEAELADADKHIGAQLAPVKSKGYFVFHDAYSYFEKHYGLSPAGHFTVNPEIQPGAQRLHQIRTQLVEQKAVCVFAEPQFRPAVIDAVSRGTSVRKGTLDPLGMGISLTKDSYVKFLSQLSSQYASCLNGA; this comes from the coding sequence ATGTTACACATTAAGCAGCGCTTCGCTTTCACTCTTCCTGCTGCGGCACTCGCCGCCGCCTGCGCGATGCCCGCGCACTCAGCCGTAGTCGCTTCAATCAAACCGATCGGATTTATCGCAGCGGCGATTGCCGATGGCGTGACGCCAGTGGAAGTGCTGTTGCCAGATGGCGCTTCAGAGCATGATTATGCTTTACGTCCTTCTGATGTAAAACGTATTAAAAACGCGGACTTAGTGGTATGGGTTGGACCAGAAATGGAGGCGTTTCTGACCAAGTCTGCGGCAGAGTTACCTGAGGCTAAAAATCTCGAAATAGCGGCGATGCCAGGGGTGAAACCGCTGCTGATTCGTGGTGGTGAAGACGAGGACGAACATGAGCACGGTCACGATCATGACCATGACTCAGATAAGTCTGAAGACCAGGAGCCGTCTCATACACACCACCACCATGGTGAGTTTAATATGCACCTGTGGATGTCACCTGAGATTGCGCGACAATCTGCGGTTGCAATCCACGGAAAATTATTGGAACTTATGCCGCAAAGCAGAGCCAAACTTGACGCGAACCTGCAGCAGTTTGAAGCAGAATTAGCAGATGCGGATAAGCATATTGGCGCGCAGCTTGCCCCCGTTAAGAGTAAGGGTTATTTCGTTTTTCACGATGCGTACAGCTACTTTGAAAAACACTACGGTTTGTCCCCTGCTGGACATTTCACCGTCAACCCTGAGATCCAACCGGGCGCCCAGCGTTTACATCAAATACGAACACAGTTGGTTGAGCAGAAAGCCGTATGCGTTTTTGCTGAACCACAATTTAGGCCGGCCGTCATCGATGCCGTGTCTCGCGGAACCAGCGTGCGCAAAGGCACACTTGATCCGCTGGGCATGGGAATCAGCTTAACCAAAGACAGCTATGTGAAATTCCTCTCACAGTTGTCGAGCCAGTATGCGAGCTGCCTGAATGGAGCATAG
- the mepM gene encoding murein DD-endopeptidase MepM, with the protein MQQIARSVALAFNNLPRPHRVMLGSLTVITLAVAVWRPYVYHPHDVAPIVKDITLDKNELRTLLPEASEPIDQTTVEPEEEIPADDIDKDVQDNPNQHDYTVSSGDTLSSALNQYGIDLSDINALVSSDKDFRNLRVGQQLSWTLDADGQLQNFTWEVDRRETRTYERQPNGSFKMQQEMQKGEWQNSVLKGEVRGSFGASAQRAGLTSAETSNVIKAMQWQMDFRKLRAGDDFSVLMSREMLDGKSAQSQLLGVRLRTGGKDYYAFRAEDGKFYDRNGSGLARGFMRFPTVKQYRVSSNFNPRRLNPVTGRIAPHKGVDFALPIGTPVLAVGDGEVVMAKNGGAAGNYVAIRHGRQYMTRYMHLSKALVKPGQKVKRGDRIALSGNTGRSTGPHLHYEVWINNQAVNPLTAKLPRMEGLTGKDRSNYLADVKSYLPQLALK; encoded by the coding sequence GTGCAGCAGATAGCCCGCTCTGTCGCCCTCGCATTTAATAATTTGCCGCGTCCCCACCGCGTTATGCTGGGTTCATTAACTGTTATCACGTTGGCCGTCGCTGTTTGGCGGCCTTACGTTTACCATCCCCATGATGTTGCCCCCATCGTGAAAGACATCACGCTGGACAAAAACGAATTGCGCACGCTGTTACCCGAAGCCAGTGAGCCGATCGATCAGACCACGGTTGAACCGGAAGAAGAGATTCCGGCCGATGACATCGATAAAGATGTGCAGGACAACCCGAATCAACACGATTACACCGTTTCCTCTGGCGATACCCTGAGCAGCGCACTGAATCAGTACGGTATTGATCTCAGTGATATCAATGCGTTAGTCAGTAGCGATAAAGACTTCCGTAACCTGCGCGTCGGCCAGCAACTCAGCTGGACGCTGGATGCGGATGGTCAACTGCAAAACTTTACCTGGGAAGTGGATCGCCGCGAAACCCGCACTTACGAGCGTCAGCCGAATGGCAGCTTTAAGATGCAGCAGGAGATGCAAAAGGGTGAGTGGCAGAATAGTGTGCTGAAAGGTGAAGTGCGTGGCAGCTTTGGCGCCAGCGCCCAGCGGGCAGGCTTGACCAGTGCTGAAACCAGCAACGTCATTAAAGCCATGCAGTGGCAGATGGATTTCCGCAAACTGCGCGCCGGGGATGATTTCAGCGTGCTGATGTCCCGCGAGATGCTGGATGGCAAAAGTGCGCAGAGCCAGCTGCTCGGCGTGCGTCTGCGTACCGGCGGCAAAGATTACTACGCGTTCCGCGCTGAAGATGGCAAATTCTACGATCGTAACGGCTCAGGCCTTGCCCGTGGTTTTATGCGCTTCCCGACGGTGAAACAGTATCGCGTCTCCTCCAACTTTAATCCGCGCCGTCTTAACCCGGTAACGGGCCGCATCGCGCCGCACAAGGGTGTCGATTTCGCACTGCCTATCGGCACACCGGTGCTTGCCGTCGGTGATGGAGAAGTGGTGATGGCAAAAAATGGCGGGGCGGCAGGTAACTATGTGGCGATTCGTCACGGTCGTCAGTATATGACCCGTTATATGCACCTGAGTAAGGCGCTGGTGAAACCAGGACAGAAAGTGAAGCGCGGTGACCGTATTGCGCTGTCCGGCAACACCGGGCGTTCTACGGGGCCACATCTGCATTACGAAGTGTGGATCAACAATCAGGCCGTCAATCCACTCACGGCAAAACTGCCGCGTATGGAAGGGCTGACGGGTAAAGACCGCAGCAACTATCTGGCGGACGTGAAGAGTTATCTGCCACAGCTGGCACTGAAATAA
- the lpxM gene encoding lauroyl-Kdo(2)-lipid IV(A) myristoyltransferase (LpxM is lauroyl-Kdo(2)-lipid IV(A) myristoyltransferase, an enzyme characterized in Escherichia coli and involved in biosynthesis of the form of lipid A found in that species and some closely related species.): METRKKNNSEFIPVFQRSFLKPKYWGNWLAIGALAGMAMLPAKVRDPILGGLGRFAGKLAKSARRRALINLYYCLPELSEAQREEIADRMFATAPQAMVMMAELGMRDPARVRQRVDWHGREIIEALQANKENVIFLVPHGWAVDIPAMLLASEGQMMAAMFHNQSDPLLDYVWNTVRRRFGGRMHARNDGIKPFIASVRQGYYGYYLPDQDHGPEHSEFVDFFATYKATLPAVGRLMKVCRARVVPLFPVYNSETHRLEIYVRPPMDDLLDADDNTLARRMNEEVEIFVRPHPEQYTWILKLLKTRKEGDIEPYARKELYPRKK, translated from the coding sequence ATGGAAACCCGAAAGAAAAATAACAGTGAATTTATTCCCGTTTTTCAACGTTCTTTTTTAAAACCGAAATATTGGGGCAACTGGCTGGCGATTGGTGCGCTGGCGGGCATGGCAATGCTGCCAGCCAAAGTGCGTGACCCGATTTTGGGTGGATTGGGGCGCTTTGCCGGTAAGCTGGCAAAAAGTGCGCGTCGTCGTGCGCTGATCAATCTCTATTATTGCCTGCCGGAGTTAAGCGAAGCACAGCGCGAAGAGATTGCTGATCGTATGTTTGCCACCGCGCCACAGGCGATGGTGATGATGGCTGAGTTGGGGATGCGCGATCCTGCTCGTGTGCGCCAACGCGTTGACTGGCACGGCCGTGAAATTATCGAAGCCTTGCAGGCCAACAAAGAGAACGTGATTTTTCTGGTGCCGCACGGTTGGGCCGTGGATATCCCGGCGATGCTGCTGGCGTCAGAGGGCCAGATGATGGCGGCCATGTTCCATAATCAGAGCGATCCGCTGCTGGATTATGTGTGGAACACCGTACGCCGTCGCTTTGGTGGCCGCATGCATGCACGTAATGACGGTATTAAGCCATTTATCGCTTCGGTGCGTCAGGGCTATTACGGTTACTATCTGCCGGACCAGGATCATGGCCCGGAGCACAGTGAGTTCGTGGATTTCTTTGCCACCTACAAAGCAACACTGCCCGCAGTCGGCCGTTTGATGAAAGTGTGTCGAGCGCGCGTGGTGCCACTGTTTCCGGTGTACAACAGCGAGACACATCGTCTGGAAATCTATGTGCGACCACCGATGGACGATTTGCTGGATGCCGACGATAACACACTGGCGCGGCGAATGAATGAGGAAGTTGAGATATTTGTGCGGCCGCATCCAGAGCAATACACCTGGATTTTAAAGCTGCTGAAAACGCGCAAAGAAGGGGATATTGAACCTTATGCGCGCAAGGAGCTTTATCCTCGCAAGAAATAA
- a CDS encoding MFS transporter, translating to MARYQPITQLTGRVLLFPLALVLFEFATYIAHDMIQPGMLLVTSEFNVGPEWVSTSLTAYLMGGVVLQWLLGPLSDKYGRRPVLLFGILFFAAACILTTWVTNIEQFVTLRFIQGISLCFIGAVSYAAVQEAFDEALAVRMMALMANVALLAPLAGPLAGAAWLTVGEWRSMFWLFAICSVVAFVVLWRIMPETAGDRSHSIALPNLARAYGRLARDRQVMYGSFAIGLVFIPILTWVALSPVILMHDEGLSRMEYALLQLPVFLAMIAGNLTLGKLAGRVPIEQPVKFAAWPILIGLSISWLANLLDSHTYLLLTAGLSLYAFGAGMVNAGLYRLTLYSSSEGKGSVAAMLGMISILTLAIGIELAKAGYFSGGTPWFSGINFAAGVLWFGLVTLFLRERIRRSHVESVE from the coding sequence ATGGCCCGCTATCAACCGATTACCCAACTCACCGGACGGGTGCTGCTGTTCCCGCTCGCGCTGGTGTTGTTTGAGTTCGCGACTTACATCGCCCATGACATGATTCAGCCCGGCATGCTGCTGGTCACTTCTGAATTCAACGTCGGCCCGGAATGGGTGTCGACTTCTCTTACTGCTTATCTAATGGGCGGCGTGGTGCTGCAGTGGCTGCTCGGTCCGCTCTCGGACAAATATGGTCGCCGTCCAGTCCTGCTGTTCGGCATTCTGTTCTTTGCTGCGGCCTGCATTCTGACCACCTGGGTCACGAACATCGAACAGTTTGTCACCCTGCGCTTTATCCAGGGCATCAGCCTGTGCTTTATCGGTGCAGTCAGTTATGCCGCAGTGCAGGAAGCGTTTGATGAGGCTTTAGCGGTGCGCATGATGGCGTTAATGGCTAACGTGGCCCTCTTAGCCCCGCTGGCCGGTCCGCTGGCGGGTGCCGCCTGGTTGACCGTGGGTGAATGGCGTAGCATGTTCTGGCTGTTTGCGATTTGTAGCGTGGTGGCTTTTGTGGTGCTGTGGCGCATCATGCCGGAAACCGCTGGCGATCGCAGTCATTCCATTGCCCTGCCCAATCTGGCACGCGCCTATGGCCGTCTGGCACGCGATCGTCAGGTGATGTATGGATCTTTCGCTATTGGCCTGGTGTTTATTCCGATTCTGACCTGGGTTGCCCTGTCGCCCGTGATTCTGATGCATGACGAGGGCTTATCGCGCATGGAGTATGCGCTGCTGCAACTGCCGGTGTTCCTCGCCATGATCGCTGGTAACCTGACGCTGGGTAAACTGGCGGGTCGCGTTCCCATCGAGCAGCCGGTCAAATTCGCTGCGTGGCCGATTTTGATAGGTTTAAGTATCTCGTGGCTGGCAAACCTGCTCGACAGCCACACCTACCTGCTGCTGACCGCAGGATTAAGTCTGTATGCCTTTGGTGCGGGCATGGTCAACGCCGGTCTGTATCGTCTGACGCTGTATTCCAGCAGCGAAGGGAAAGGCAGCGTGGCAGCCATGCTGGGTATGATCAGTATTCTGACGCTGGCTATCGGGATTGAACTGGCGAAAGCAGGCTACTTCAGTGGCGGTACGCCATGGTTCAGCGGCATCAATTTTGCGGCGGGTGTGCTGTGGTTTGGCCTGGTGACGCTGTTCCTGCGTGAACGTATCCGACGCAGCCACGTTGAATCGGTAGAATAA
- the pyk gene encoding pyruvate kinase has translation MSRRLRRTKIVTTLGPATDRDNNLEKIIAAGANVVRLNFSHGTPEDHQMRANKVREIAAKLGRHVAILGDLQGPKIRVSTFKEGKVFLNVGDRFLLDADMGKGEGDKEKVGIDYKGLPEDVVPGDILLLDDGRVQLKVLEVQGVKVFTEVTVGGPLSNNKGINKLGGGLSAEALTEKDKVDIITAAKIGVDYLAVSFPRNGEDMNYARRLARDAGCDAKLVAKVERAEAVASQEAMDDIILASDVVMVARGDLGVEIGDPELVGIQKALIRRARQLNRTIITATQMMESMITNPMPTRAEVMDVANAVLDGTDAVMLSAETAAGQYPAETVSAMAKVCLGAEKIPSVNVSKHRLEVQFDNVEEAIAMSAMYAANHLQGVSAIITMTESGRTALMTSRITSGLPIFAMSRHERTLNLTALYRGVTPVYFDSNNDGVAAAHDAVNLLRDKGFLVSGDLVIVTQGDVMATTGTTNTSRVLRVD, from the coding sequence ATGTCAAGACGTCTCAGAAGAACCAAGATCGTAACTACCCTCGGCCCAGCCACCGATCGCGACAATAACCTCGAAAAAATCATCGCGGCGGGCGCGAACGTGGTGCGACTCAATTTCTCCCACGGCACCCCGGAAGACCACCAGATGCGCGCCAACAAGGTGCGTGAGATTGCCGCTAAGCTTGGCCGTCACGTGGCGATTCTGGGCGACCTGCAAGGTCCAAAAATTCGTGTTTCCACCTTCAAAGAAGGCAAAGTCTTCCTGAATGTCGGCGATCGCTTCCTGCTGGATGCGGATATGGGCAAAGGCGAAGGCGATAAAGAGAAAGTCGGTATCGACTACAAAGGCCTGCCAGAAGACGTGGTGCCTGGCGACATCCTGCTGCTGGATGATGGTCGTGTGCAGTTGAAGGTGCTGGAAGTTCAGGGTGTGAAAGTCTTCACCGAAGTCACCGTCGGCGGCCCGCTTTCCAACAATAAAGGCATCAATAAACTCGGTGGCGGTCTGTCTGCAGAAGCGCTGACGGAGAAAGATAAAGTCGATATCATCACCGCCGCGAAAATCGGCGTGGATTATCTTGCCGTGTCCTTCCCACGTAATGGGGAAGACATGAACTACGCTCGCCGCCTGGCGCGCGATGCAGGTTGTGATGCCAAACTGGTGGCCAAAGTCGAACGTGCTGAAGCCGTTGCGTCACAAGAAGCGATGGATGATATCATCCTCGCCTCTGACGTAGTGATGGTGGCACGTGGCGACCTCGGCGTTGAGATTGGTGATCCAGAACTGGTGGGTATCCAGAAGGCGCTGATTCGTCGTGCGCGTCAGCTGAACCGTACCATCATCACCGCCACGCAGATGATGGAGTCGATGATCACTAACCCGATGCCAACCCGCGCTGAAGTGATGGACGTGGCGAACGCCGTGCTGGATGGTACCGATGCTGTGATGTTGTCAGCTGAAACGGCTGCTGGCCAGTATCCAGCGGAAACCGTGTCTGCGATGGCGAAAGTATGCCTCGGTGCGGAAAAAATCCCAAGCGTCAACGTGTCTAAGCACCGTCTTGAAGTGCAGTTCGACAACGTGGAAGAAGCGATTGCGATGTCCGCGATGTATGCAGCCAACCACCTGCAGGGTGTTTCTGCCATCATCACCATGACCGAATCGGGCCGTACCGCGCTGATGACCTCACGTATCACTTCTGGCCTACCGATCTTCGCCATGTCACGTCACGAACGTACATTGAACCTGACTGCGCTGTATCGCGGCGTGACGCCAGTTTATTTCGACAGCAACAATGATGGTGTAGCCGCCGCGCATGATGCAGTGAACCTGCTGCGCGACAAAGGTTTCCTCGTCTCGGGCGACCTGGTGATTGTCACCCAGGGCGACGTGATGGCGACCACCGGCACCACCAACACCAGCCGTGTTCTGCGCGTAGACTAA